A portion of the Flavobacterium limnophilum genome contains these proteins:
- a CDS encoding SusC/RagA family TonB-linked outer membrane protein, with the protein MNTKLKRKRTLIAHKLSCSLIIFLIPLLFFGQKGTVKGTIVDEVTKASLPGVTVTLKNNSNSTVSDNNGNYQINAAIGDIAVFSFLGYATVEKKITGNTLNVSLQETAKTLNEVVVIGYGSTKKKDLTGSVTQVNAKDFQKGFVTNAEQLIANKVPGLQITPISGKPGAGSSFLLRGGASLSASNNPLFVIDGVPIGLEDGPGVISALNPDDIASFSILKDASAAAIYGSRGSNGVVIISTKKGVNGALKVSFTSKFSASSNIYKQDVLTGDQYRDAAQQASVVAGVPVSDFKLGTANTDWQDEIYQTALTKDNSISFTGGIKVLPYRLSFGFLDQDGTLKTGNFKRNTITLNINPTFFDNHLKVNLNVKGISQKERKADESAIYTAVTFDPTQAVKDPNSIYGGYWQYYEFASNPAVLHGHNNPVSKLEQINDRVSSLRSIGNLQLDYNVHFLPDLSIKINSGYDFAKGTWDYFAPADYFPASISNGYVSKGNPGSKTENVFSETTLNYVKEIKSIDSRIEAMAGYSYNDFKTTNYFYPSYDVDGNEQAGSKPNFSFDIPQNTLISYFGRLMYTFKDKYVLTGTYRTDGSSRFSPKTRWGSFPSVSAAWKINDEKFLADSKVVSNLKFRIGWGVTGQQEGIGNYGYIPIYNLGASNIKYPIGNEFIQGVDPSATDRNRKWEQSTTSNIGLDWGLYNNRITGAFEVYYRVTDDLLNDVTIPSGTDFANNIVKNIGSLENKGFEINANAMLIQKTNFNWNLGFNYSYNENKITKLSIGDDSGAGLLSGNLLVNTVGYSRNTFFVYHQVYNAQGKPIEDQMVDLNSDGLINEQDRYRTESSSPKHILGFNTSFNYKKFAMGMAFHSNIGQYAFYLPNDNLSAIYSGITRNNINQSYYETGFTQAGNVNQQYSDYYLQNASFLKMDNINLSYDFGNLINPKKDNNNVVLSASVQNVFVITDYTGGDPEASYNYGTNFGGNYTSPRTYSVSLNFNF; encoded by the coding sequence ATGAATACGAAACTAAAACGAAAAAGAACCCTTATAGCACACAAGCTATCTTGCTCATTGATTATTTTCTTGATACCACTCCTGTTTTTTGGACAAAAAGGAACAGTAAAAGGTACAATTGTCGATGAAGTTACCAAGGCAAGTCTTCCCGGTGTTACGGTAACATTAAAAAACAATAGTAATTCTACTGTTTCCGATAATAATGGAAATTACCAGATTAATGCAGCAATTGGAGATATTGCGGTATTCTCATTTTTGGGATATGCAACTGTCGAGAAAAAAATCACGGGAAACACCTTGAATGTGTCTCTTCAAGAAACAGCCAAAACACTTAACGAAGTAGTGGTTATTGGATATGGGTCAACCAAGAAAAAAGACCTTACCGGTTCCGTAACCCAAGTAAATGCCAAAGATTTTCAAAAAGGATTTGTAACCAATGCCGAGCAATTGATTGCCAATAAAGTTCCCGGGTTACAAATAACACCCATCAGCGGAAAACCAGGTGCGGGGAGTTCCTTTTTATTAAGAGGAGGAGCATCCTTGAGTGCATCAAATAATCCGCTATTCGTGATTGATGGCGTTCCCATTGGTCTGGAAGATGGTCCTGGCGTAATTAGTGCCTTGAATCCTGACGACATTGCATCTTTCAGTATTTTGAAAGATGCGTCTGCAGCCGCAATTTATGGTTCAAGAGGGTCGAATGGAGTCGTGATCATTTCGACCAAAAAAGGAGTAAATGGGGCGTTGAAAGTTTCATTCACTTCAAAGTTTTCGGCTTCGAGCAATATCTACAAACAAGATGTTTTGACGGGAGACCAATATAGGGATGCTGCCCAGCAAGCCTCGGTAGTTGCCGGAGTACCTGTTTCGGATTTTAAATTGGGTACGGCCAACACCGATTGGCAAGACGAAATTTACCAAACCGCTTTGACCAAAGATAATTCAATCAGTTTTACTGGTGGGATAAAAGTATTGCCGTATCGTTTGTCTTTTGGATTTTTGGATCAAGACGGGACATTAAAAACGGGGAATTTCAAGAGAAATACCATTACATTGAACATTAACCCCACTTTTTTCGACAATCATCTTAAAGTGAATTTGAATGTAAAAGGCATTAGCCAAAAAGAAAGAAAAGCCGATGAAAGTGCCATTTATACCGCCGTTACATTCGACCCGACACAAGCGGTAAAAGATCCCAATTCCATTTATGGAGGCTACTGGCAATATTATGAATTCGCTTCAAATCCAGCAGTTTTGCACGGTCACAACAATCCTGTTTCCAAGCTTGAGCAGATAAATGACAGGGTTTCAAGCCTTAGAAGTATCGGAAATCTTCAATTGGATTACAATGTGCATTTCTTGCCTGATTTAAGCATAAAAATCAATTCGGGTTACGATTTTGCCAAGGGAACTTGGGATTATTTTGCACCAGCCGATTATTTTCCTGCAAGTATTTCCAATGGATATGTTTCTAAAGGAAATCCAGGTTCGAAAACCGAAAATGTGTTCTCGGAAACTACCTTGAATTATGTAAAAGAAATCAAGTCTATCGACAGCCGTATCGAGGCTATGGCGGGTTACTCGTATAACGATTTCAAAACGACCAACTATTTTTATCCATCCTATGATGTTGATGGAAATGAGCAAGCGGGTTCTAAACCAAATTTCAGTTTTGACATTCCCCAGAACACTTTGATATCTTATTTTGGCCGATTAATGTACACTTTCAAAGACAAATATGTACTTACAGGAACATACAGAACGGATGGTTCTTCCCGTTTTTCTCCAAAAACAAGGTGGGGTTCATTCCCTTCAGTGTCTGCAGCTTGGAAAATTAATGACGAAAAGTTTTTAGCCGATTCTAAAGTGGTATCCAATCTTAAATTTAGAATAGGATGGGGAGTTACAGGACAGCAAGAAGGAATTGGTAATTATGGATACATTCCTATTTATAACTTGGGAGCTTCCAATATCAAATATCCAATAGGAAATGAGTTTATACAAGGAGTTGATCCAAGCGCAACTGACCGTAACAGGAAATGGGAACAATCAACAACTTCCAATATAGGCCTGGATTGGGGATTGTACAACAATAGAATCACGGGGGCTTTTGAAGTGTATTACAGGGTTACCGATGACTTGTTGAACGATGTGACCATTCCATCAGGAACCGATTTTGCCAATAACATTGTGAAAAACATTGGTAGCTTGGAAAACAAGGGGTTTGAAATAAATGCCAATGCAATGCTGATTCAAAAAACAAATTTCAATTGGAATCTAGGATTCAACTATAGTTACAATGAAAATAAAATAACAAAACTTTCCATTGGCGACGATTCTGGAGCGGGTTTATTGAGTGGAAATTTATTGGTAAACACTGTTGGCTATTCCAGAAATACCTTTTTTGTGTACCACCAAGTTTACAATGCGCAAGGAAAACCCATTGAAGATCAAATGGTCGATTTGAATAGTGATGGACTGATAAATGAACAAGACCGATACAGAACCGAAAGCTCCTCGCCAAAACATATTTTGGGTTTCAACACTTCATTTAATTACAAGAAGTTCGCTATGGGCATGGCATTTCATTCCAATATTGGTCAGTATGCTTTTTACCTGCCTAATGATAATTTATCAGCAATTTATAGCGGTATAACGCGGAATAATATTAACCAATCGTATTATGAAACGGGTTTTACGCAAGCAGGAAATGTCAACCAACAATACAGTGATTATTATTTGCAAAATGCTTCCTTCTTAAAAATGGACAATATCAACCTAAGCTATGATTTTGGTAATTTGATAAATCCTAAAAAAGATAACAACAATGTTGTATTGTCGGCCTCGGTCCAAAATGTATTTGTGATTACGGATTATACCGGAGGCGATCCAGAAGCATCGTATAATTATGGAACCAATTTCGGGGGAAATTATACCTCGCCAAGAACGTATTCAGTTTCTTTGAATTTCAATTTCTAA
- a CDS encoding hybrid sensor histidine kinase/response regulator transcription factor codes for MFSKINQTNGLSNDRVSSVVKEKNGFVWIGTQNGLNRYDGNKIKIYNKQNSALSANGISDLLIDHKGKIWIATLGGGLNLYNPLNDKFVAYKNIYNDNRSIPSNELNTLFEDSKGTIWIGTKNGISLFNEKAQTFKTYKFESGNNYSISHNDVTSIYEDGNKNLWIGTFGGGLNKFDRKTARFVRIKSSSAISPDYIHSIIGLNKNEILIGSSGKGLLTFDVNTLGFQKKNYGIGKAINIVRCIKRDRNGVMWIGTDGVGLIEIKNINSLNPIVTIYTNDSQSESSISSNAIYALMEDENSNIWLGSAWNGVDVLSHNKDYTFLPSTIKGGAPISVLSVYKNKDAFFMGLDGKGLTVLNKNNAVKHYNSANRNSIGDDYIQFINETHNGTLWIGTFVNGLVNFDYKTGAFTQFKQAIGNPKTLSYNDVRYVIEDEKNNIWVATWGGGLNYYDVVTKEFKSFKKKTADKNSISSDNVISLQKDGDLIWLATFGGGLNLLDTKTNRFKVYKSVEGNKNSISSDYVYSVLKDSKGNIWIGTAGEGIDLLDKKTQKINRFDNYKNVRYQTVTAIIEDNKGLIWFSTKQGIFNYDYSTKAFNSFSNLKGDYHINSCFKDEKGMLYFGCSKGVVQFNPETIKVKNVTPKVKFTSFKLFNKEVPIGEDEILKSDISFSKNITLKHNQDVITFEFAAMLFPSSSGCEYQIKMDNFDRNWRSIGKDGSATYTNLSPGKYVFKVRSRELGSEWADQYSALNIKIQKPFWLEWWAFLIYAILGVLMLQLFTKYVISWEKMKADLRFEKFSREKDVELYNLKQDFFTNISHEIRTPVTLILSSINKLLKSDEHSEEQLQNPFGTIKKNGEYLLNLVNELLDYRKFEHHQIKLKVVKGDWVKFSKEIYLSFKEFAYQKDIKFEFESTSPNIELWFDKKQMEKVLYNLFSNALKFSSTGGSIKLSITETDAEVQLELVDEGIGIPKKQLSKIFNRFYQANNASKIDGAGFGLGLTISNEIIRLHQGEIKVKSKKGAGSTFTILLKKGNSFFNDAEIGANENNDEFIESYFTNKKNKATVVSQSSDSPSVKEQTLLVVEDNEDICNYIVELFSDEYTVLQASNGKEGLEMALEKSPDLIVSDVMMPVMDGIELTHNLKSNVNTSHIPIILLTARASFMHKMEGFETGADDYVTKPFNESLLRARIKNILKNRSLLHEKFHSEEATDISEFVKNKRDQEFLENLGLFIEKNIDSDNLSANLVAQELGMSHSVLYKKLKTLTGLSLVEYMRDYRLKKAKQLLKTKQYTLSEVCYQVGYSDRKYFSKLFKERFGNPPTFYIKEK; via the coding sequence GTGTTTAGTAAAATAAACCAAACCAATGGATTGTCTAACGACAGAGTAAGCAGTGTTGTAAAGGAGAAAAATGGTTTTGTTTGGATAGGTACCCAAAACGGATTAAATCGGTATGACGGTAATAAAATTAAGATATATAACAAGCAAAATAGTGCTTTAAGCGCCAATGGAATTTCCGATTTATTGATAGACCATAAAGGGAAAATATGGATTGCCACCCTTGGCGGTGGATTGAATTTATACAATCCTTTGAATGATAAATTTGTAGCCTACAAAAACATTTATAATGACAATCGGTCGATTCCCTCGAATGAATTGAATACCCTTTTTGAAGACTCAAAAGGGACTATTTGGATAGGAACAAAAAATGGAATTTCCTTATTTAATGAAAAAGCACAAACATTTAAAACCTACAAATTCGAGAGTGGAAATAATTATTCCATAAGTCATAATGACGTTACGAGTATTTATGAAGATGGAAATAAAAACTTGTGGATTGGTACCTTTGGTGGTGGTTTGAACAAGTTTGATCGCAAGACTGCCAGGTTTGTTCGAATAAAGTCTTCAAGTGCTATTTCGCCCGATTATATCCATTCGATAATTGGATTGAACAAGAATGAAATCTTGATAGGAAGCAGCGGAAAAGGATTGTTGACATTTGATGTGAATACCTTGGGTTTCCAAAAAAAAAATTATGGGATCGGCAAAGCAATCAATATCGTGCGTTGCATTAAGAGAGATCGAAATGGCGTAATGTGGATTGGAACGGATGGTGTTGGCCTTATTGAAATTAAAAACATAAACAGCCTAAATCCAATAGTTACTATTTATACAAATGATTCCCAGTCTGAATCATCTATTTCCAGCAATGCCATTTATGCTCTAATGGAAGACGAGAATTCCAATATTTGGTTGGGATCTGCGTGGAATGGTGTCGATGTGTTGAGCCATAACAAGGATTATACATTTTTACCCAGCACTATCAAGGGAGGAGCTCCCATTTCGGTATTGTCGGTTTATAAAAACAAGGATGCTTTTTTTATGGGATTAGACGGAAAAGGATTGACCGTTTTAAACAAAAATAATGCTGTAAAACACTACAACAGTGCTAATAGAAATTCAATTGGGGATGATTATATTCAATTCATAAATGAAACTCATAATGGGACACTTTGGATTGGAACTTTCGTAAACGGACTTGTTAATTTTGATTATAAAACGGGAGCCTTTACACAATTCAAACAAGCAATAGGCAATCCAAAAACCTTAAGTTACAATGACGTTCGGTACGTTATCGAAGACGAGAAAAACAATATTTGGGTTGCAACTTGGGGTGGTGGACTTAATTATTATGATGTTGTTACAAAAGAATTTAAAAGTTTCAAAAAGAAAACAGCAGACAAGAACTCGATAAGCAGCGACAATGTCATATCCCTTCAAAAAGACGGTGATTTAATTTGGTTGGCCACTTTTGGTGGAGGCCTAAATCTTTTGGACACCAAAACCAATCGTTTTAAAGTGTATAAAAGTGTTGAAGGAAATAAAAACTCTATTAGCAGCGACTATGTTTACAGCGTTTTAAAAGACTCTAAAGGGAATATTTGGATTGGAACAGCCGGGGAAGGAATCGATTTATTGGATAAAAAAACTCAAAAAATCAATCGGTTTGACAATTACAAGAACGTTCGTTATCAAACCGTGACGGCAATTATCGAAGACAATAAAGGATTGATTTGGTTTAGTACCAAGCAAGGGATTTTTAACTATGATTATTCCACAAAAGCGTTTAACAGCTTTTCTAATCTAAAAGGAGATTATCACATCAATTCCTGTTTCAAAGACGAGAAAGGGATGTTGTATTTTGGCTGTTCCAAAGGGGTTGTTCAATTTAATCCCGAAACCATCAAGGTCAAAAATGTAACCCCAAAAGTAAAATTCACAAGCTTTAAACTTTTCAACAAAGAAGTTCCTATTGGCGAAGACGAGATATTAAAAAGCGACATTTCTTTTTCTAAAAACATTACCTTAAAACACAATCAGGATGTAATCACTTTCGAGTTTGCCGCAATGTTGTTTCCATCATCTTCGGGTTGCGAATACCAAATTAAAATGGATAATTTTGACAGGAATTGGAGGTCAATCGGCAAAGATGGCTCGGCTACCTACACCAACCTTTCTCCGGGTAAATATGTTTTTAAGGTAAGAAGCAGGGAATTGGGAAGCGAATGGGCTGATCAATATAGTGCGTTGAATATCAAGATACAAAAGCCTTTTTGGTTGGAATGGTGGGCTTTTTTGATTTACGCGATTTTGGGAGTTTTAATGTTGCAGCTGTTTACAAAATACGTCATTTCTTGGGAAAAAATGAAAGCCGATTTGAGATTTGAAAAGTTTTCTCGCGAAAAGGACGTCGAGCTTTATAATTTAAAACAAGATTTCTTTACCAATATTTCTCACGAAATCAGAACGCCGGTTACCCTTATTTTGAGTTCCATAAATAAGTTGTTGAAAAGTGATGAACATTCTGAAGAACAACTGCAAAATCCTTTTGGCACCATCAAAAAAAATGGCGAATACCTACTTAATTTAGTCAACGAACTTCTTGATTACAGAAAATTTGAGCATCATCAAATCAAGCTAAAGGTTGTAAAAGGGGATTGGGTCAAGTTTAGCAAAGAAATTTACCTCTCCTTCAAAGAATTTGCCTATCAAAAAGATATTAAGTTTGAATTTGAATCGACAAGCCCGAATATAGAATTGTGGTTCGACAAAAAGCAGATGGAAAAAGTACTTTACAATTTGTTTTCCAATGCATTGAAATTTTCAAGTACGGGAGGCTCCATAAAACTCTCTATAACAGAAACCGATGCAGAAGTTCAGTTAGAATTGGTAGATGAAGGAATTGGAATTCCAAAAAAACAGCTCTCCAAAATATTTAATCGGTTTTATCAAGCTAATAATGCCAGCAAAATAGATGGAGCAGGATTTGGATTAGGTTTGACCATTTCCAATGAAATTATACGACTGCATCAAGGAGAAATAAAGGTTAAAAGTAAAAAAGGAGCTGGTAGCACGTTTACAATTTTATTAAAAAAAGGAAATTCTTTTTTCAATGATGCCGAGATTGGAGCCAATGAAAACAATGATGAATTTATTGAAAGTTATTTTACCAATAAAAAGAATAAAGCAACGGTAGTTTCACAAAGCAGTGATAGTCCCTCAGTCAAAGAGCAAACCTTGCTTGTAGTTGAAGACAATGAAGATATCTGCAACTACATTGTCGAACTTTTTTCGGACGAGTATACTGTATTGCAAGCTTCCAACGGGAAGGAAGGATTGGAAATGGCGTTGGAAAAATCACCAGATCTCATTGTCAGCGATGTCATGATGCCAGTAATGGATGGTATTGAGCTTACCCATAATTTGAAATCAAATGTAAACACGAGTCACATACCCATCATACTTTTAACGGCCAGAGCTTCCTTTATGCATAAAATGGAGGGTTTTGAAACAGGGGCCGACGATTATGTTACCAAACCCTTTAATGAGTCGCTCCTTCGTGCCAGGATCAAAAATATTCTTAAAAACAGAAGTTTATTACACGAAAAATTTCATTCAGAAGAGGCTACCGATATTAGTGAATTTGTAAAAAACAAAAGAGATCAAGAATTCCTTGAAAATTTAGGCTTATTTATCGAAAAAAATATTGATTCGGATAATCTTAGTGCTAATCTAGTCGCTCAAGAACTTGGGATGAGTCATTCCGTGCTTTATAAAAAGCTAAAAACATTGACAGGTTTGTCACTTGTGGAGTACATGCGTGATTACAGATTGAAAAAAGCCAAACAACTTCTTAAAACAAAACAATATACCTTAAGTGAAGTTTGTTACCAGGTAGGTTATTCCGACCGAAAATATTTCAGCAAGCTATTCAAAGAGCGTTTTGGCAACCCTCCCACTTTTTACATAAAGGAAAAATAA
- a CDS encoding type II toxin-antitoxin system RelE family toxin, translating into MSLIILLSKKQIYDLADNPRPQGYRKLKGRKGYRIRIGDYRVIYEIFDHILLIDVIDLGHRKEIYE; encoded by the coding sequence ATGAGCCTCATTATTCTGCTATCAAAAAAACAAATTTATGATTTAGCTGATAATCCACGACCGCAAGGCTATAGAAAGCTGAAAGGCAGAAAAGGATACAGAATTCGTATTGGAGATTATAGAGTGATTTATGAGATTTTTGATCACATTCTGCTAATTGATGTCATTGATTTAGGTCACAGAAAAGAAATTTACGAATAG